In Peromyscus eremicus chromosome 15, PerEre_H2_v1, whole genome shotgun sequence, a genomic segment contains:
- the Tagln2 gene encoding transgelin-2, whose product MANRGPSYGLSREVQQKIEKQYDADLEQILIQWITTQCRKDVGRPQPGRENFQNWLKDGTVLCELINSLYPEGQAPVKKIQASTMAFKQMEQISQFLQAAERYGINTTDIFQTVDLWEGKNMACVQRTLMNLGGLAVARDDGLFCGDPNWFPKKSKENPRNFSDNQLQEGKNVIGLQMGTNRGASQAGMTGYGMPRQIL is encoded by the exons atggccaaCCGGGGACCTTCATACGGCCTGAGCCGAGAGGTGCAGCAGAAGATCGAGAAGCAATACGATGCGGATCTGGAGCAGATCCTGATCCAGTGGATTACGACTCAGTGCCGCAAGGATGTGGGCCGGCCCCAGCCCGGGCGTGAGAACTTCCAGAACTGGCTCAAGGATGGCACG GTGCTGTGTGAGCTCATTAATTCATTATACCCTGAGGGGCAGGCCCCAGTAAAGAAGATTCAGGCCTCTACTATGGCCTTTAAGCAGATGGAGCAGATCTCTCAGTTCCTGCAGGCCGCTGAGCGCTACGGCATTAACACCACTGACATCTTTCAAACTGTGGATCTCTGGGAAG GAAAGAACATGGCTTGTGTGCAGCGGACGCTAATGAACCTGGGTGGGCTGGCAGTAGCCAGAGATGATGGGCTGTTCTGTGGGGATCCCAACTGGTTTCCTAA GAAGTCCAAGGAGAACCCTCGGAACTTCTCGGACAACCAGTTGCAAGAGGGCAAGAATGTGATTGGGCTTCAGATGGGCACCAACCGCGGAGCATCTCAGGCAGGCATGACCGGCTATGGGATGCCACGCCAGATCCTCTGA